TTGACTTTGGGACATCCACCTCCTGCAACCCTGGAAGAGATGCGCCGGCAAGGACGCCCTGGGAGTGGGATTCTAGCTCTGTGCTGCGGGGATTAGCAAGACCGCACCCTGAGACTCTGACCAGAAACTGCCGAGCGTCAGAGTGGCACTTCTATTTCTATTGCTGTCCCTTGGCCTAACTCTGATTTAAGACTGAAGTCACCCCCAAGTAGCCGCACCCTTTCTGCTATTCCGGCGAGACCAAGCTTCCCGGCATGGGTCAGGTCGCCCACCTGCTCTGGGAGTTTGAAACCCTTGCCGTCGTCAACAACCGAGACCCTTGTCTTCCCTTCGCCAAATTCTGCAGTCAGCTGCACTCTGGAGGCCTGGGCGTGCCTGCCAGCGTTTCTCAGTGCCTCCTGAACAATGCGAAAGATGAGCAGTTCCGCATCCGCTGTAAGACGTCGTTCGCTGCCCAGGACCCCCATCTCCACCTTGATTTGATACTGTTTTTCTGTTTCACCAGCCAGCCAGCGTAGGGCTGGAACCAGGCCCAGCTCGTCAATCATGGGGGGCCGGAGGTCCTGACTGAAGCGGCGCATCCCCTCCACGCCCTGGTTGACCTGCTGTTGCAGCCGTAGCAAGAAGCTGGCGAAGTCGTTGGGCAAGCCCTCCTCCTGGCGCAAGAAGTTGTCCAATTGCCGTGAAACGGCATAGAGGACCTGAGCCGTATCGTCGTGAAGCTCTCTGGCGATGCGTTTCCGCTCCTCCTCTTGAGCCTTGACAATCTGCCCGAGATAGAAACGCAGGTTGTCCTGCATCCTGCGTTCAGCGGTCACATCCCTGGCAATATGCTGGAACCCCTTTGGCTTCCCGTCTTCTGTGATAAGATTGGTTGTCAGCTGCAAGATTGCTTCCGTTCCATCCCTTCTAACCAGCCGCTGTTCATAGATTTGTTCCACGGTTTCCCCTTCAAAGAGCTTGCGCCTGATGCGTCCTGCCAGGTCGAGGCTTTCCTTTGAAAGGAAAGTCCTCACATTCATTCTCATCAGTTCTTCAACGTCGTATCCCGTGAGCTTTGACATCGCTCTGTTGGTTGCTATGATGTCGCCTCGGAGGTCGTGGACCCAGATGGCATCGTTGGCATTCTCAAATATCTCTCGGTACCGCCTCTCCGAGGCCAGGGCCCGCTGCGTGGCTGAGCGCTCCCGTTCATACAGTCGGGCGTTTTCAATGGCGATGCCCATTTGACCGCCAATGGCGCCAAGCAGGTCCACCTCCACTTCCCCAAACGCGCGAGGCCGGCGGTTGCCCGCACAGAGGACACCCACGACGCGCTCACCGACGGTCAGAGGCGCAATGAGCTGGGCCTGTATCTTCATCTGCTTCACCGCCGCGCTGGCATCTTTGGAATCGTAGGCCTCATCCTCCACCATGATGGGTTCGCCTGTCTCAGCCACCCTCCCGTAGAAGCCTTCGCCTACCTTCACCTTGCCTACCTCTGCGGCGAACTCCTCAGAAACCCCCTCGTAGGCCAGGAGCACCAGCTCGCGAGCTTCTTCTTCTAGAGAGAATATCAACATCACTTCCAGCTCCAGCATATCCATCACCAGGTCAATGGCCCTTTTGAGGGTTTCCTTGAGCTCGAAGCTCCGGGTGAGCACGGCGGAGAGGGCATTGAGGCTGGCAAGCCTTTTCTGGTCGCTCCTGGCGATTCTAACATAGCGCTGAAGCTGCTCGTGGGTATTTTGAAGCTGGTCCAGGGCGCTCTGGTACTGGTCCCGTTCCCTTTCCCTCACCCTGAGCCATTGGCAGGCAAGGACACCTACGAGCGTGACCCCAAGGGTTTCAAGTAAGGCATCATAAGGAACA
This window of the Chloroflexota bacterium genome carries:
- a CDS encoding PAS domain S-box protein, with the translated sequence MKARARLKQIAGSPHFWVNLAILAFLTLLHYIEQIGLEGVSSPSLHFGLTRHSVDRILFLVPIVYTCYVFGFVAGLAAIFVSIVIMLPRAISLSPVPYDALLETLGVTLVGVLACQWLRVRERERDQYQSALDQLQNTHEQLQRYVRIARSDQKRLASLNALSAVLTRSFELKETLKRAIDLVMDMLELEVMLIFSLEEEARELVLLAYEGVSEEFAAEVGKVKVGEGFYGRVAETGEPIMVEDEAYDSKDASAAVKQMKIQAQLIAPLTVGERVVGVLCAGNRRPRAFGEVEVDLLGAIGGQMGIAIENARLYERERSATQRALASERRYREIFENANDAIWVHDLRGDIIATNRAMSKLTGYDVEELMRMNVRTFLSKESLDLAGRIRRKLFEGETVEQIYEQRLVRRDGTEAILQLTTNLITEDGKPKGFQHIARDVTAERRMQDNLRFYLGQIVKAQEEERKRIARELHDDTAQVLYAVSRQLDNFLRQEEGLPNDFASFLLRLQQQVNQGVEGMRRFSQDLRPPMIDELGLVPALRWLAGETEKQYQIKVEMGVLGSERRLTADAELLIFRIVQEALRNAGRHAQASRVQLTAEFGEGKTRVSVVDDGKGFKLPEQVGDLTHAGKLGLAGIAERVRLLGGDFSLKSELGQGTAIEIEVPL